A portion of the Perognathus longimembris pacificus isolate PPM17 chromosome 20, ASM2315922v1, whole genome shotgun sequence genome contains these proteins:
- the Magel2 gene encoding MAGE-like protein 2, which produces MSQPSKNRGDASPPPEAPKPPGYSRPTVLMRAPPASSRAAPVPWDPPLDLALPLAAWQAPQPSWEAAAGPLPAPVASLVQPPALGPPMVPAPQLGPLAKPPTPGVLMLHPGTPLAQQPPPPPPPPPPPPPPTPGVLMLHPSAHGAPLPPPPPPPPPGTPLAHPPPPGTPLGHPPLPGTPLVPPPPPGTPLVHPPPPGTPMGHPALPGTPLVHPPPPGTPLAHPPPPVTPLVHPPPPGTPLVHPPPPGTPMTQPAAPGVLMAQQMTPGVLMVHPSAAGAPMAQPPPPAALMTQPPPLGAPMAKPQASNVMMLPQGGRAPIIQPPVSGAPMAQPVAAPAQSLATWAPHGQPLVLQIQSQVVRPPPQLPQLPQPPQVQLATPPGWQASSPGWQATPGAWQTTPLTWHTTQVTWQAPALTWQAPPPPPPPPPVRQGPPPMRSGHTPIRPGPAPGMRQSQSTGRQGSQTRQKPPSMRQAPPLIRQIPIRPAPQAMASQPQLWHTLPPPPPLRQAPQARLLAQQVQGAPQVPSAPSVAQVPVVLPAGSQVPQVDPEADPEAASEEEASEDAPEALHCPSIIWQASKEQAVVPEDLPMSLEYEEVQQEEDIAWQAPKASTHYWQPVPAQEAEEQVPPVVQLEQQPFRGAPAPQKAQQTELPSQEAQPSGSQAEMPAVQLQPSWEGSPPVLLGESEGPIEAANFPGGASESLRTPGGESRASTREHGGPSSERRASSKEKKGPPKERMLFCATRAMPVSRAHLPPAWRNWSAPAEACLATPRFAPPTSNFRAASANAFMGPLATVTGPGPLPFVLQDPYACMGALPAIQWVPEPHVNASRTFKAMPAVLMATAATPQAAAAPAQEDSKGVEPPRRPGKATGKKKHLEPREDKDSHRAATCDLLGLPSSREDPNSCDWEGQSCAQIRGDLDYPHISISGWEGTNTSRILSGWEGPSTPWAVEGPSTSRATGYCRTPFCSQPLIREAFCLSQGPRATHRGPQEAFEPLPPADERAEPLVQYLLVNDQVQVPIQHSEMVNLVLREYRDECFEAHCATRQRACSSGRSKGCCSRHRPEVIMQKLGESQGGFVASSLDRPKFGLLMVVLSLIFMKGNCIRESLIFHFLFRLGLDVRETTGLFGNTRKLIRDEFVRHKYLEYRRVPCTEPAEYELLWGPRAFLETSKILVLRFLAKLHRIDPNSWPFHYLEALAESDTEEEEEEEEEEEEGDDNESDEELGSSSAAC; this is translated from the exons ATGTCGCAGCCAAGTAAGAACCGGGGGGACGCCAGCCCTCCGCCGGAGGCCCCCAAGCCGCCCGGCTATAGCCGCCCCACGGTTCTGATgcgcgccccgcccgcctccTCCCGGGCGGCTCCCGTCCCGTGGGACCCTCCCTTGGACTTGGCGCTCCCCCTGGCCGCCTGGCAGGCTCCCCAACCTTCCTGGGAGGCGGCCGCGGGCCCGCTGCCCGCCCCGGTGGCCTCGCTGGTCCAGCCTCCCGCGCTGGGGCCGCCCATGGTCCCCGCGCCCCAGCTCGGCCCGCTGGCCAAGCCTCCGACTCCCGGAGTCCTGATGCTGCATCCCGGGACCCCGCTGGcgcagcagccgccgccgccgccgcctccgccgccgccgccgccgccgccgactcCGGGGGTCCTGATGCTGCACCCTTCCGCGCACGGAGccccgcttcctcctcctcctcctccccctcctccgggcACCCCGCTGGCCCACCCGCCACCTCCCGGGACCCCCCTGGGCCACCCGCCGCTTCCTGGGACCCCGCTGGTGCCCCCGCCACCACCGGGGACCCCGCTGGTGCACCCTCCCCCTCCAGGGACCCCGATGGGCCATCCTGCGCTTCCTGGGACCCCGCTGGTGCACCCTCCCCCACCGGGGACCCCGCTAGCGCACCCTCCGCCTCCCGTGACTCCGCTGGTGCACCCTCCCCCTCCGGGGACCCCGTTGGTGCACCCCCCGCCTCCCGGGACACCGATGACCCAGCCCGCAGCGCCGGGAGTCCTGATGGCCCAGCAGATGACGCCAGGAGTCCTGATGGTCCACCCGTCGGCAGCGGGAGCCCCGATGGCCCAGCCGCCGCCTCCAGCGGCCCTGATGACCCAGCCACCGCCTCTGGGAGCCCCGATGGCCAAGCCTCAGGCCTCGAACGTCATGATGCTCCCCCAAGGCGGGAGAGCTCCGATAATCCAGCCTCCCGTGTCAGGCGCGCCAATGGCGCAGCCAGTGGCTGCCCCGGCTCAGTCACTGGCTACCTGGGCCCCCCATGGCCAGCCTTTGGTCTTGCAAATCCAGTCGCAGGTCGTGAGGCCTCCTCCACAA CTGCCCCAATTGCCGCAGCCGCCACAGGTGCAGCTGGCCACACCCCCAGGCTGGCAAGCCAGCTCACCTGGGTGGCAGGCCACGCCCGGGGCGTGGCAGACCACGCCCTTGACCTGGCATACCACGCAGGTCACGTGGCAGGCCCCCGCCCTCACCTGGcaggcgccccccccacccccgccccccccacccgtcCGCCAGGGGCCCCCACCCATGCGTTCTGGACACACACCTATTCGGCCTGGCCCGGCCCCGGGGATGCGCCAGAGCCAAAGTACGGGGCGCCAGGGCTCACAGACACGCCAGAAGCCCCCCTCGATGCGCCAGGCGCCGCCACTGATCCGCCAGATACCCATCCGACCTGCCCCGCAGGCCATGGcgtcccagccccagctctggcaCACCctgccgcctccccctcccctgcggcAGGCCCCGCAGGCTCGGCTGCTGGCGCAGCAGGTGCAGGGGGCTCCTCAGGTGCCCTCGGCACCATCTGTTGCACAGGTACCTGTGGTGCTGCCCGCTGGCTCCCAGGTGCCCCAGGTGGACCCTGAGGCCGACCCTGAGGCCGCCTCAGAGGAGGAGGCCTCAGAGGACGCCCCAGAGGCTCTGCACTGCCCATCCATCATCTGGCAAGCCTCCAAGGAGCAGGCCGTGGTGCCCGAGGACCTGCCCATGTCGCTGGAGTACGAGGAGGTGCAGCAGGAGGAGGACATCGCCTGGCAGGCACCCAAGGCCTCCACTCACTACTGGCAGCCCGTGCCTGCCCAGGAGGCAGAGGAGCAGGTCCCCCCCGTGGTCCAGCTGGAACAGCAGCCCTTTCGGGgggccccagccccccaaaaagcCCAGCAAACTGAGCTACCCTCCCAGGAGGCCCAGCCCTCGGGCTCACAGGCAGAGATGCCCGCAGTGCAACTGCAACCATCCTGGGAAGGGTCACCCCCCGTCTTGCTGGGGGAATCTGAAGGACCCATAGAGGCAGCAAATTTTCCCGGGGGTGCCTCTGAATCACTTAGAACTCCAGGAGGAGAATCCAGGGCCTCCACTAGGGAGCATGGGGGCCCTTCTAGCGAACGCAGGGCCTCTTCGAAGGAGAAGAAGGGCCCTCCCAAAGAGCGCATGCTCTTCTGTGCTACCAGGGCCATGCCAGTCTCCAGGGCACACCTGCCACCTGCCTGGAGGAACTGGTCTGCCCCGGCAGAGGCCTGCCTTGCCACCCCCAGGTTCGCTCCACCTACCTCCAACTTCCGGGCTGCCTCTGCTAATGCCTTCATGGGCCCACTGGCCACCGTAACAGGCCCCGGGCCACTGCCTTTTGTTCTGCAGGACCCGTATGCCTGCATGGGGGCCCTGCCAGCCATCCAGTGGGTTCCAGAACCCCATGTGAATGCCTCGAGGACATTCAAGGCAATGCCCGCCGTCCTGATGGCGACCGCAGCTACCCCCCAGGCAGCAGCTGCCCCTGCCCAGGAGGACTCCAAGGGTGTGGAGCCACCACGTCGCCCGGGCAAAGCCACAGGGAAGAAGAAGCACCTGGAGCCTCGGGAGGACAAGGACAGCCACAGAGCAGCCACATGCGACTTGCTGGGCCTGCCATCATCCCGCGAGGACCCCAATTCCTGCGACTGGGAGGGACAGAGCTGTGCCCAGATTCGGGGTGACTTGGACTATCCCCATATCTCTATTTCTGGCTGGGAGGGCACCAATACTTCCAGGATCCTGAGTGGGTGGGAAGGCCCCAGCACCCCTTGGGCAGTGGAAGGTCCCAGCACCTCAAGGGCCACGGGGTACTGCAGAACCCCATTCTGCTCTCAGCCCTTAATCCGTGAGGCCTTCTGTCTCTCTCAGGGACCCAGAGCCACCCATAGGGGTCCCCAGGAGGCATTTGAGCCATTGCCTCCCGCAGATGAGAGAGCAGAACCACTGGTGCAATATCTCTTGGTCAATGACCAAGTCCAGGTGCCCATCCAGCACTCGGAGATGGTCAATCTTGTTCTCCGAGAATACAGAGATGAGTGCTTTGAGGCTCACTGTGCCACCAGGCAGCGGGCGTGTTCCTCTGGTCGGTCAAAGGGCTGCTGTTCCAGACACCGGCCGGAAGTGATCATGCAGAAGCTGGGGGAGTCTCAGGGTGGTTTTGTGGCCTCCAGCTTAGACAGGCCCAAGTTTGGCCTGCTGATGGTGGTGCTGAGCCTCATCTTTATGAAGGGCAACTGTATCCGGGAGAGCCTGATCTTTCACTTTCTCTTCAGGCTAGGGCTGGATGTCCGGGAGACCACTGGTCTCTTTGGGAACACAAGGAAGCTCATTCGGGATGAGTTTGTGAGGCACAAGTACCTGGAGTACAGGCGGGTCCCTTGCACTGAGCCAGCAGAGTACGAACTCCTCTGGGGGCCCCGGGCATTCCTTGAAACCAGTAAGATACTTGTGCTGAGGTTCCTGGCCAAACTCCACAGGATTGACCCTAACAGCTGGCCATTCCATTACCTGGAGGCACTGGCAGAGTCTGacactgaggaggaggaggaggaggaggaggaagaggaggaaggcgaTGACAATGAATCTGATGAGGAGCTTGGCAGCAGCTCTGCTGCTTGCTAA